Proteins from a genomic interval of Rubinisphaera italica:
- a CDS encoding pyridoxal phosphate-dependent aminotransferase — MKFSPAVENLAPSATIAAATKAKELKAQGKTIYEFTLGEPDFNTPAHICQAAVEAMNSGKTHYTPAGGVPELRQAICAAAKRDYNLDITPANVVVSNGAKHSIHNVLTTMCHPGDEVLIPTPYWVSYSALVDLAGGIPILISTDESQGFLPTVEQIAEKVTGRTKLIMLNSPCNPTGVVFPVELMKAIGQLAVDRDFYVLSDEIYDKLIYEGNETACMMTLGDEIAARTIVINGVSKAYAMTGWRIGWTIGEPALIKAIDKLQSQQTSNPCSVSQYAAIAALNGPQECVSEMLAAFSERREYVVNRMRKIPNVTFADPGGAFYVFFKVSDYFNKPLQNGAVAKDSTEFCTKLLEEGQVALVTGDAFGAEGYVRLSFATDMQTLEAGLDRLEKFLAG, encoded by the coding sequence ATGAAATTTTCCCCAGCTGTCGAAAATCTCGCCCCTTCAGCCACCATTGCTGCCGCGACCAAAGCCAAAGAACTCAAAGCTCAGGGAAAAACGATTTATGAATTCACACTGGGGGAGCCTGACTTTAACACGCCGGCTCATATTTGTCAGGCGGCAGTCGAGGCGATGAATTCGGGCAAAACTCATTATACACCTGCAGGTGGAGTTCCCGAACTGCGCCAGGCCATTTGTGCAGCCGCCAAGCGGGATTACAATCTCGACATCACGCCTGCCAATGTGGTTGTGTCCAACGGTGCCAAGCATTCCATCCATAATGTGCTCACCACAATGTGTCATCCCGGCGACGAAGTGCTGATCCCGACACCTTACTGGGTCAGCTACAGTGCACTGGTCGATTTGGCCGGCGGAATTCCGATTCTCATCTCAACCGACGAGTCCCAGGGATTTTTGCCGACAGTCGAGCAAATTGCGGAAAAAGTGACCGGCCGTACAAAGCTGATCATGCTCAACAGTCCGTGCAATCCAACAGGCGTTGTGTTCCCGGTTGAACTGATGAAGGCAATTGGTCAGTTGGCCGTTGATCGTGACTTTTATGTCCTTTCCGACGAGATTTACGACAAACTGATTTACGAAGGAAACGAAACCGCCTGCATGATGACGCTGGGCGACGAGATTGCCGCCCGTACTATCGTGATTAACGGAGTGAGCAAAGCCTACGCAATGACTGGCTGGCGAATTGGCTGGACGATTGGTGAACCGGCTTTGATCAAAGCAATCGACAAGCTGCAAAGTCAGCAGACGTCGAATCCCTGCAGTGTCAGCCAGTACGCAGCCATCGCCGCATTGAATGGACCGCAGGAATGTGTCAGTGAAATGCTGGCCGCATTTTCAGAGCGTCGGGAGTATGTTGTGAATCGGATGCGGAAGATCCCGAATGTCACCTTTGCCGATCCGGGTGGAGCGTTTTACGTGTTCTTCAAAGTCTCTGATTATTTCAACAAGCCTCTCCAGAATGGAGCTGTGGCTAAAGATTCAACCGAGTTCTGCACGAAATTGCTCGAAGAAGGTCAGGTCGCTCTCGTGACCGGCGATGCTTTTGGAGCAGAAGGTTATGTTCGACTTTCGTTTGCGACTGATATGCAGACGTTGGAAGCGGGACTGGATCGCCTGGAAAAATTCCTGGCCGGTTAG
- a CDS encoding efflux RND transporter periplasmic adaptor subunit encodes MRTLFSIILIAACLIGGGFVTWLVASMREDPKRAEPVERSHIVQVYQADSVTIQEMLTGFGTARAMQEVILSAQVSGEIVETIVPLKIGKEISAASFQTDVDGVSKQSSGDLIARIDPQTYQERVEQAEDLLNEDQAELNRLEQEQKNFTRRLQIAEKNFNAFISEYKRVENLVRQEIASPSDLTTAELDLRKYEEAKVQLETELALMPQKIKQVEAKRQTRRNELDLAKLEVERTSVTSPISGQLSKINVEKGQYVRVGDPLVTVTSKKQVEIPIGIAMEDYLKIIPRIAAGEYPTARISTRSTADAYWEGLVTRASPTADAQTRTVDVFVVVDNENSASPLLPGTFVTVQIEGPVYENVIAIPRDAVIDDEILLAQDGKVVSVPIEKTIDIQTIRILKDQLTPGDQVIMTNLDILKQGDKIKITEDSTQTLEDEMKRMQIPNFRIFPQP; translated from the coding sequence ATGCGAACTTTGTTTTCCATCATTCTGATTGCAGCTTGCCTGATCGGTGGCGGCTTTGTCACCTGGCTGGTCGCTTCGATGCGGGAGGATCCGAAACGAGCAGAACCGGTTGAACGCTCGCACATCGTTCAGGTGTATCAAGCGGACAGTGTGACCATTCAGGAAATGCTGACCGGTTTCGGAACGGCCCGAGCGATGCAGGAGGTGATTCTTTCTGCTCAGGTTTCTGGAGAAATTGTCGAAACGATCGTTCCCTTGAAGATCGGCAAGGAAATCTCAGCAGCCTCTTTTCAGACCGATGTCGATGGTGTCTCCAAACAATCCAGTGGAGATTTAATTGCTCGCATCGATCCCCAGACGTATCAGGAGCGGGTTGAACAAGCCGAGGACTTACTCAATGAAGATCAGGCCGAGTTGAATCGTCTGGAGCAGGAGCAAAAGAATTTCACTCGACGACTCCAAATCGCAGAGAAAAATTTCAATGCCTTCATCTCTGAATATAAACGAGTCGAAAATCTTGTCCGTCAGGAAATTGCCAGTCCCAGCGATTTAACCACTGCCGAACTCGATCTCAGAAAATACGAAGAAGCCAAAGTTCAACTCGAAACCGAACTGGCGTTGATGCCCCAGAAAATCAAGCAAGTCGAAGCAAAACGACAAACACGCCGCAACGAACTCGATCTGGCGAAACTGGAAGTTGAGCGAACTTCGGTGACCAGTCCGATCAGTGGGCAACTTTCAAAAATCAATGTCGAGAAAGGGCAATACGTTCGTGTCGGAGATCCCCTTGTCACTGTGACTAGTAAAAAACAGGTCGAAATCCCCATCGGTATTGCGATGGAAGACTATCTGAAAATCATTCCCCGAATCGCAGCGGGCGAATATCCGACCGCTCGAATTTCTACACGCAGCACAGCCGATGCGTATTGGGAAGGACTTGTTACCCGAGCCTCTCCGACAGCCGATGCACAAACCCGAACTGTCGATGTGTTTGTCGTCGTCGACAATGAAAACTCAGCATCGCCACTTCTGCCTGGAACTTTTGTGACCGTGCAAATTGAAGGCCCGGTGTACGAGAACGTAATTGCCATTCCTCGCGATGCGGTCATCGATGATGAGATTTTATTGGCACAGGATGGGAAAGTCGTCAGTGTCCCGATTGAGAAAACAATCGATATCCAGACAATTCGCATCTTGAAAGATCAACTGACTCCCGGCGACCAAGTCATCATGACCAATCTCGATATCCTCAAACAAGGCGACAAAATCAAAATCACAGAGGACTCCACTCAAACCCTCGAAGATGAGATGAAGCGGATGCAAATCCCCAACTTCCGAATTTTTCCCCAACCGTAA
- a CDS encoding secondary thiamine-phosphate synthase enzyme YjbQ, translated as MWHQTEISLPAKTRGFHIITRHVVEALPELKSIEVGLLHVFIKHTSASLTINENADPDVQVDMEAAMNHIAPEDFPYVHTCEGPDDMPAHVKSSLMGASVSIPVKKGQLQLGTWQGIYLCEHRNHGGSRRLVLTIQGSDV; from the coding sequence ATGTGGCATCAAACGGAAATCTCATTGCCGGCAAAAACTCGCGGGTTTCATATTATCACTCGTCACGTCGTCGAAGCGTTGCCGGAGTTGAAGTCGATTGAGGTCGGGTTACTGCACGTATTTATCAAGCATACCTCCGCTTCGCTAACCATCAACGAGAATGCCGATCCCGATGTTCAGGTCGACATGGAAGCAGCCATGAATCATATCGCACCGGAAGATTTTCCCTACGTCCATACCTGCGAGGGACCGGATGATATGCCCGCCCATGTCAAATCCTCCTTAATGGGAGCCTCTGTTTCGATTCCAGTCAAAAAAGGTCAACTCCAGTTGGGAACCTGGCAGGGGATTTATCTTTGCGAACATCGAAATCACGGCGGCAGTAGACGACTCGTTTTGACAATTCAAGGTTCTGATGTTTAA
- the aroC gene encoding chorismate synthase — translation MPGNTFGHTFRITTAGESHGPGNVVIIDGVPPGIEISVEELQVDLDRRRPGQSKIVTQRKEADIPEILSGVFEGRTTGTSLAILIRNEDQRSRDYGNIKDIYRPGHADYTFDAKYGFRDYRGGGRSSARETTVRVAAGVIAKKILQQTCGGRVVGYVTQVGDVHANIPDPGSITLEQVETRSDGTPNIVRCPDEEAADRMIELIDTVRKEQDSIGGAAEIVATGIPAGLGEPVFDKLKADLAKALFSLPAVLGVEYGIGFGCTTMRGTAHNDHFIPGQSPTIITTDSNRHGGMLGGISSGLPIVLRAAVKPTSSLSQEQPTVTKDGEPTTISTKGRHDPCLLPRFIPMAEAMVAITIVDHYLRWKSQTVLDNKEI, via the coding sequence ATGCCCGGTAATACATTTGGACACACATTTCGTATCACAACAGCTGGCGAAAGCCATGGACCGGGAAATGTCGTCATCATCGATGGCGTTCCCCCAGGAATCGAGATTTCCGTCGAAGAACTGCAGGTCGATCTCGATCGTCGACGTCCCGGCCAAAGTAAAATTGTCACCCAGCGAAAGGAAGCCGATATTCCGGAAATCCTTTCGGGTGTCTTTGAGGGCCGAACGACGGGAACTTCTCTGGCGATTTTGATTCGTAATGAAGATCAGCGGAGTCGCGACTACGGCAACATTAAAGATATCTACCGCCCGGGACATGCTGACTATACATTCGATGCCAAATACGGCTTCCGCGATTACCGCGGCGGGGGACGTTCCTCTGCTCGGGAAACGACTGTCCGCGTGGCTGCGGGTGTGATTGCCAAAAAAATTCTGCAACAGACCTGCGGCGGTCGAGTCGTTGGATATGTGACTCAAGTTGGCGATGTCCATGCCAACATTCCCGATCCTGGCTCAATCACATTAGAACAGGTCGAAACCCGCAGCGATGGCACGCCGAATATCGTCCGCTGTCCCGATGAAGAAGCAGCCGACCGAATGATCGAGCTGATCGACACCGTTCGCAAAGAACAGGATTCCATCGGCGGAGCAGCCGAGATTGTTGCGACGGGCATCCCAGCTGGTCTCGGCGAACCGGTTTTTGATAAACTCAAAGCCGATCTGGCCAAAGCACTCTTCAGCCTGCCTGCTGTCCTGGGTGTGGAATACGGCATCGGCTTCGGCTGCACAACCATGCGGGGAACGGCTCACAACGATCACTTCATCCCCGGTCAATCCCCCACAATAATTACAACCGATTCCAACCGCCACGGCGGTATGCTGGGTGGAATCTCATCGGGGCTTCCCATCGTATTACGGGCAGCGGTCAAACCAACCAGCTCATTATCTCAGGAACAGCCAACCGTCACGAAAGATGGCGAGCCCACAACAATCAGCACCAAAGGACGACACGATCCCTGCCTGCTCCCACGCTTCATCCCCATGGCCGAAGCGATGGTCGCGATTACCATTGTCGATCATTATTTGCGATGGAAATCTCAGACGGTCCTGGACAATAAGGAAATTTGA
- a CDS encoding carboxypeptidase regulatory-like domain-containing protein has translation MKRSPAFYFVYLPIALMLLFVFGLSIWLASTGQQLEIAKKVVTPAASPDKAPTVPYEEGTGRVKGKILLEDGSPNTNEVTVHYHSERRTKNSSSSRSGNGGNVTDTFDLEISSGDLELMFISSDYAPAWLGPIENHADRVVEDLVVVLKPGGPLDISIFNQDGNPIHDANVYGYPYRNYSGGSHRKPKALEQGVYRFEHVNEVAYKVYVEADGYEPAELNLEHPNSIGTYELELVRAEPTTGTVIDVENQPVTNAKILLYVREKVGKNSSGTHGWMGKEIGQTDAQGKFELTELSKQYEYYGIIEAPDKRRTLFTDLTAGLSGIVYELPPLRSLHVTLRGNLTQIKDRYFRELKERHPYVKVDQRFKYESSHGGTHGDLLYEYLPVEIMESKASFVYHGIFTNKIEIQIGPYRVDFNPNDYADTGDLSLEFNLDTGEKIIQAYTVDASTNPQSE, from the coding sequence TTGAAACGCTCTCCTGCCTTTTATTTCGTCTATCTCCCCATCGCTCTGATGTTGCTTTTCGTGTTCGGTCTTTCGATCTGGTTGGCTTCGACTGGGCAGCAACTGGAGATCGCCAAGAAGGTTGTCACTCCAGCGGCATCACCTGACAAGGCTCCGACTGTTCCTTATGAGGAGGGAACAGGCCGTGTCAAAGGGAAAATACTTCTGGAAGATGGTTCACCCAATACGAATGAAGTGACCGTTCATTACCATTCCGAAAGAAGAACTAAAAATTCTTCGAGTTCAAGGTCAGGTAATGGGGGAAATGTCACGGATACATTTGATTTGGAAATTTCCAGTGGCGATCTGGAATTAATGTTTATCTCTTCGGATTACGCCCCAGCCTGGTTGGGACCGATTGAAAACCATGCGGATCGAGTAGTCGAGGATCTGGTCGTTGTTCTTAAGCCGGGGGGTCCCCTGGATATTTCCATTTTCAATCAAGATGGAAATCCTATCCATGACGCCAATGTCTATGGTTATCCTTACAGAAATTATTCCGGGGGCTCCCATCGTAAACCTAAAGCCCTGGAGCAAGGAGTCTATCGATTCGAGCATGTGAACGAAGTCGCCTACAAAGTCTATGTGGAAGCAGACGGGTATGAACCAGCCGAGTTAAATCTCGAACATCCCAATTCAATTGGAACATATGAGCTGGAGCTTGTAAGAGCCGAGCCGACAACGGGTACGGTGATCGATGTCGAGAATCAACCGGTTACCAATGCGAAGATTCTCTTGTACGTACGTGAAAAAGTCGGAAAAAACAGTTCCGGGACTCATGGCTGGATGGGCAAAGAAATAGGCCAGACCGATGCTCAGGGGAAATTCGAGTTAACGGAACTGAGTAAACAATATGAGTACTACGGCATCATTGAAGCACCTGATAAACGCCGGACTCTGTTCACAGATCTGACCGCTGGGCTTTCCGGCATCGTCTACGAACTTCCTCCGTTACGATCTCTCCATGTCACTCTCCGTGGCAATCTCACTCAGATTAAAGATCGTTATTTCCGAGAGCTCAAGGAACGTCACCCTTATGTGAAAGTCGACCAGCGATTCAAATACGAATCAAGTCATGGAGGCACACATGGCGATTTGTTGTATGAGTATCTTCCAGTTGAAATAATGGAGTCGAAAGCGTCCTTTGTCTATCACGGAATATTCACGAATAAAATCGAAATACAGATCGGTCCTTACCGAGTCGATTTCAATCCGAATGATTACGCCGATACAGGAGACCTGTCGCTCGAATTCAATCTCGATACCGGTGAGAAAATCATCCAGGCTTACACAGTGGATGCATCTACAAATCCACAGTCAGAATAA
- a CDS encoding EboA domain-containing protein, with protein MSAAVKECLKSWIASRCDESTIKWINESCELIAQNQLPQLYLRFGLASRKVPKLNLELSAEELSNAQSAQTNWRPKNWSLIEAVRSLFVLSLPESDAAEYVKVLDRLFGAGEVSELVALYQALPLYPFPEAHVNRAAEGIRTNMRSVFCAVAHDNPYPTDQLPEGLWNQMVLKCLFVEVSLYPVIGLEDRNNAALSQMLSDYAHERWAASRTVHPELWRCVDVDVYEPAIDDLSRVLTTGNDIERAAAGLALTGKKSPAAIKLLDTQPELKEKIEQRQISWKTIHEQLFASVVQNS; from the coding sequence ATGAGTGCGGCGGTGAAGGAATGTCTGAAGTCCTGGATAGCATCCCGGTGCGATGAATCGACAATCAAATGGATTAACGAATCTTGCGAGCTGATTGCACAAAATCAGCTGCCTCAACTCTACTTGCGTTTTGGCTTGGCATCGCGAAAAGTTCCGAAATTAAATCTGGAATTGTCTGCTGAAGAACTGAGTAACGCTCAGTCTGCTCAAACGAACTGGCGTCCGAAAAATTGGAGTCTGATTGAAGCCGTGCGTTCTTTGTTCGTATTGTCACTTCCAGAAAGTGATGCAGCAGAATATGTGAAGGTGCTGGATCGCTTGTTTGGAGCAGGAGAAGTGAGTGAACTGGTGGCATTGTATCAGGCATTGCCCCTGTACCCGTTTCCGGAAGCTCATGTGAATCGAGCGGCTGAAGGAATTCGGACAAACATGCGGAGCGTGTTTTGTGCGGTTGCTCATGACAATCCTTACCCTACTGATCAATTGCCGGAAGGTTTGTGGAACCAGATGGTGCTCAAGTGCCTGTTTGTGGAAGTCAGTTTGTATCCTGTCATTGGCTTGGAAGACCGTAACAATGCGGCTCTTTCCCAAATGCTAAGCGACTATGCCCACGAACGCTGGGCGGCCAGCCGAACGGTCCATCCCGAACTGTGGCGATGTGTGGATGTCGATGTTTATGAGCCCGCGATTGATGACTTATCGCGTGTTTTAACGACGGGAAACGACATCGAGAGAGCAGCAGCAGGATTAGCTTTGACGGGTAAAAAATCACCCGCAGCGATCAAGTTATTGGATACTCAACCCGAGTTGAAAGAGAAAATTGAGCAACGGCAAATCAGTTGGAAGACTATTCACGAGCAGTTGTTTGCATCCGTGGTACAGAATTCCTAG
- a CDS encoding cytochrome c oxidase assembly factor Coa1 family protein, producing MSEAPKQPHSPYFLDWAWNNKLLVLPIVMALVFSLCGGCFGLAYISSLQSLRKNPLHMKSVEAARGNEQVVKELGLPIEGGFISEGNIEVDDDMQQGYADCTIPISGPIGTGKLFVKAKLEAGKWTINSLQASLENSGQIVTIIDPDAVPEEKTEAEEE from the coding sequence TTGAGCGAAGCACCAAAACAACCTCACTCGCCTTATTTTCTCGACTGGGCCTGGAATAACAAACTGCTTGTCCTGCCAATAGTGATGGCATTAGTATTCTCGTTATGTGGAGGATGTTTTGGACTTGCCTACATCAGTTCTCTGCAGTCTCTGAGAAAAAACCCTCTGCATATGAAGTCTGTCGAAGCGGCTCGCGGTAATGAGCAGGTCGTCAAAGAACTCGGGCTGCCGATCGAAGGCGGTTTCATTTCGGAAGGAAATATCGAAGTCGATGACGACATGCAGCAAGGTTACGCCGACTGCACAATTCCAATCTCAGGCCCTATCGGAACAGGGAAACTATTTGTCAAGGCCAAACTGGAAGCAGGCAAGTGGACGATCAATTCTTTGCAGGCCAGCCTCGAAAACTCCGGCCAGATTGTCACAATCATCGATCCCGATGCGGTCCCCGAAGAAAAAACAGAAGCTGAAGAAGAATAA
- a CDS encoding TrmH family RNA methyltransferase: protein MAITRIDKLDDPRLTVYRETRNKSLCLNSGRFLVEGWRVVERLLNSDYEVDSVLISERRIETFGPQFEHRSDVFALPQSEAAQLVGFNFHSGVMACAFRPENAVLEDFHNEKSLIVCCPQITGPDNLGSIIRLAAGFGASGILLGSKSADPFLRRVVRVSMGSIFTMPIRTSENLTEDLQSLRNSGYQILAAEKTELSMPLTDYHLPENESPMVLMLGNEAEGLDEENLQYADEVLHIEMTSGVDSLNVANAAAVFLFALTNRSHRPK, encoded by the coding sequence ATGGCAATTACGAGAATTGACAAACTGGACGACCCTCGACTCACGGTCTATCGGGAGACACGTAATAAGTCGCTCTGTCTCAATTCGGGTCGATTTCTGGTCGAGGGCTGGCGGGTTGTGGAACGATTACTGAATAGTGATTATGAGGTAGATTCCGTTTTAATCAGCGAACGTCGCATCGAGACATTTGGCCCGCAGTTTGAGCATCGATCAGATGTGTTTGCCTTGCCGCAAAGTGAAGCCGCACAACTGGTTGGGTTTAATTTTCATTCTGGAGTAATGGCCTGTGCATTTCGTCCAGAGAATGCTGTCCTGGAGGATTTTCACAATGAGAAATCGCTGATTGTTTGTTGTCCACAGATTACCGGACCAGATAATCTGGGGTCGATTATTCGACTGGCTGCAGGCTTTGGAGCGAGTGGAATTTTATTGGGATCAAAGTCGGCTGATCCGTTTTTGCGGCGAGTTGTCCGAGTCTCGATGGGATCCATTTTTACAATGCCGATCCGAACCTCAGAAAATCTCACGGAAGATTTACAGAGTCTTCGTAATTCTGGATATCAAATCCTGGCAGCCGAAAAGACCGAACTTTCAATGCCACTTACCGATTACCATCTACCTGAAAATGAATCTCCAATGGTCTTGATGTTGGGAAATGAAGCCGAGGGACTAGATGAAGAGAACCTGCAATATGCCGATGAGGTCCTGCATATCGAGATGACGAGCGGAGTTGATTCCCTGAACGTCGCAAACGCGGCTGCTGTCTTCTTATTTGCGTTGACGAATCGAAGTCACCGTCCTAAATGA
- a CDS encoding carboxypeptidase-like regulatory domain-containing protein, protein MQRSPVLIYVVLPVVLMLLLIFGLMLFLMASGTLFVTMHQSAATATPADFIYEEGKGRLKGKIILEDGSPNTEKVQLNYESNRVTGTTSASYRATGPQVTDSFDLEAQSGNTIITVFSSNFAPAWLGPLENHADGLIEDLVIVLKKGVPLDISLTDENGNPVIDANVTGFPIINNEGGSHNPFKATQAGVYRRENVNDLTYKIYVEADGFEPTSFKIENPDKVGLYKKELVKANPTSGTVIGADNQPVANAKFLLYVRAMVVGGNTSGTHSWSGKEIGVTDEQGKFELDDLMSDHEHSGIIEAPDKRRVPFTNLTAGSTGLVYEMPPKRTLQGKITGDLAQLHDRYFNEFKENRPYVKVDQEFTYSYGSSNHSNTLHDYIPLDQQAAEATFACPGIFSEKVEVLIGPYRVEFNPNDYASQGDLLLEFNMDTGEKTIRPYNVPENSSEQEN, encoded by the coding sequence ATGCAACGAAGTCCTGTGTTGATTTATGTTGTTCTCCCCGTCGTGCTAATGTTGTTGTTAATCTTTGGTCTGATGTTGTTTTTAATGGCATCAGGGACTTTGTTCGTAACCATGCATCAATCGGCAGCAACGGCGACTCCAGCCGATTTTATCTATGAAGAAGGCAAAGGTCGGCTCAAGGGAAAAATTATTCTCGAAGATGGCTCACCCAACACTGAAAAGGTTCAACTTAACTACGAATCCAATCGGGTCACAGGAACGACTTCCGCCTCTTATCGCGCAACGGGTCCTCAGGTGACCGATTCGTTTGATCTGGAAGCTCAAAGTGGCAATACCATCATCACAGTATTCTCTTCAAACTTTGCCCCGGCCTGGCTGGGACCGCTGGAGAATCATGCCGATGGACTGATTGAGGATCTCGTCATCGTGCTAAAAAAGGGAGTCCCTCTCGACATTTCCCTCACCGATGAAAATGGCAATCCCGTCATCGACGCCAATGTCACCGGCTTTCCGATTATCAATAATGAAGGTGGTTCGCATAACCCCTTCAAGGCGACTCAGGCGGGTGTGTATCGAAGAGAGAACGTCAACGATTTGACTTACAAAATCTATGTCGAAGCGGATGGATTTGAACCGACGAGTTTTAAGATCGAAAACCCCGACAAGGTCGGCCTCTACAAAAAGGAACTCGTCAAAGCAAATCCAACTTCAGGAACTGTGATTGGAGCAGACAATCAACCCGTCGCCAATGCGAAGTTTCTGTTGTATGTGCGGGCAATGGTTGTCGGAGGAAATACCAGTGGAACTCATAGCTGGAGCGGGAAAGAAATCGGAGTCACCGATGAACAGGGAAAATTCGAACTGGACGATTTGATGTCCGACCATGAACATTCCGGGATCATCGAAGCTCCTGATAAACGTCGCGTCCCTTTTACCAACCTCACAGCTGGCAGCACTGGTCTCGTCTATGAGATGCCTCCTAAACGAACACTTCAGGGCAAGATCACAGGCGATCTTGCTCAGCTCCATGATCGATATTTCAATGAATTCAAAGAAAATCGACCTTACGTCAAAGTGGATCAGGAATTCACCTACTCCTATGGCAGCTCAAATCACAGCAATACTTTGCATGATTATATTCCGCTTGATCAACAGGCAGCCGAAGCGACCTTTGCCTGTCCCGGAATATTCAGTGAGAAAGTCGAAGTACTTATTGGCCCTTACCGAGTCGAATTCAATCCCAATGATTATGCCAGCCAAGGAGATCTGTTACTCGAATTCAATATGGATACGGGAGAGAAAACAATCCGACCTTACAATGTTCCCGAAAATTCGAGTGAACAGGAAAACTAA
- a CDS encoding carboxypeptidase-like regulatory domain-containing protein, giving the protein MSENSPNKTGAFLFASVLVCVLLAGLIGGGYFLNQYLTTLTTITPTAASTTSSPATPAMMYFEPGQEEVTGRVLLPSGTENTDDLLIYYAVSGHENSGGDIYQTGVFGPVQGEFSHRIRSGNVILYTEHPDYALTYAGPISNFPGLQTEEFRLELTKGRELEVELKDDKGNPISNATVSAAPVISAHQFGSFREAEKIDENVYLLKMMPATTLRIRLSAPGYSTREEDIDDYDHWSTQMQIAKPTTGKVFDADGNPVAGAKLRHLLVADEFEDPTHDALMTTTAEDGTFILDQLAEDAIYFGIVETPDMQRTLFNELKEDQKDVEIKIPKTGIITGTIRGDFSLLKTINNNQPIVGIQQLLTFTEKTRGSHSHSSYSPFDTPYSASINDLVNVTNEDGVGTFVFHGTLPGKIEIQIGPYLVPIDSNGQDDWHVELDLTTGKSDVKINPEKR; this is encoded by the coding sequence ATGTCAGAAAATTCCCCTAATAAAACTGGAGCATTTCTCTTTGCCTCCGTATTAGTTTGCGTTTTGCTGGCGGGGTTGATTGGAGGCGGATATTTCCTGAATCAATATTTAACCACACTGACTACTATTACTCCAACTGCGGCCTCGACGACATCTTCCCCTGCAACTCCAGCCATGATGTACTTTGAACCCGGTCAGGAAGAAGTGACTGGTCGAGTTCTTCTCCCTTCTGGAACAGAAAACACAGACGACTTGCTGATTTATTACGCGGTCAGTGGTCACGAAAATTCTGGAGGAGATATTTATCAAACGGGAGTCTTCGGGCCGGTGCAGGGGGAATTCTCTCACAGAATACGCTCCGGCAATGTCATTTTATATACCGAGCATCCCGATTATGCATTAACTTATGCAGGGCCCATCAGCAATTTTCCTGGATTACAAACCGAGGAATTCCGACTCGAATTGACGAAAGGTCGTGAACTTGAAGTCGAACTGAAAGACGATAAAGGAAATCCAATCTCGAATGCGACAGTCTCCGCTGCACCTGTGATAAGTGCCCATCAGTTTGGAAGTTTTCGAGAAGCCGAGAAGATCGATGAGAATGTGTATCTCCTCAAAATGATGCCTGCGACAACCCTGCGAATCCGTCTCTCCGCTCCCGGTTATTCCACACGTGAAGAAGATATCGACGACTACGACCACTGGTCGACACAAATGCAAATCGCCAAACCAACCACGGGGAAGGTGTTCGATGCAGACGGCAATCCTGTAGCCGGGGCGAAACTGCGTCATTTATTAGTTGCTGATGAATTCGAAGATCCAACTCATGATGCCCTCATGACCACAACAGCAGAAGATGGCACGTTTATTCTGGACCAGCTTGCAGAAGATGCCATCTATTTCGGAATCGTAGAAACACCGGACATGCAACGGACCCTCTTCAATGAACTCAAAGAGGATCAGAAAGATGTCGAAATCAAAATCCCCAAAACCGGCATCATCACCGGAACTATCCGAGGTGATTTCTCACTCCTGAAAACAATCAATAACAATCAACCGATCGTGGGGATCCAACAGCTACTCACTTTCACTGAAAAAACCAGAGGCTCACATTCTCACTCCTCATATTCACCTTTTGATACGCCTTACTCAGCTTCGATTAATGATCTGGTCAATGTTACGAATGAAGATGGAGTCGGAACTTTCGTATTTCACGGAACCTTGCCAGGAAAAATCGAGATTCAAATCGGACCATATCTCGTCCCCATTGATTCCAACGGACAGGATGACTGGCACGTCGAACTCGATTTAACAACGGGGAAATCGGACGTCAAAATTAATCCCGAAAAGAGGTAA